A stretch of the Denticeps clupeoides chromosome 6, fDenClu1.1, whole genome shotgun sequence genome encodes the following:
- the LOC114792638 gene encoding leucine-rich repeat-containing protein 75A-like produces the protein MEGRWTSPLPAVRGAFRNGTAQDFGGGTMGTKQTKGAGPDGGSNPWQGAWRRAQCALPLRAPAGAPRGSCGTPAPYQRRVEMVQEVLLMARQGRQADASELLKVLRQDLGMESTSLDDVLYRYASFRNLVDPITHDLILGLARCIHCPKTEGDVLSATEKVCRQLTYHLSPHSRWRKPGHHKGHLQVSLKVVVSSPPAGGTVDISGIPLSPQDVVQLASYLSQHSGEVSSVELAFTELTDEALLALLDTLSALPHLESLSLNGNRLTCHVLRHLTDALKDPATFPTLAWVDLGNNVDIFSLPQPFLLGLRKRCPKQGNLPTIQEQGEGPCSSGHRTEGRSGDLLEWTVGQDG, from the exons ATGGAGGGAAGGTGGACTTCTCCGCTCCCCGCGGTCCGCGGCGCTTTCCGGAATGGAACCGCGCAG GATTTTGGGGGTGGGACCATGGGCACCAAACAAACTAAGGGCGCCGGACCCGACGGGGGATCGAACCCGTGGCAGGGCGCGTGGAGACGGGCGCAGTGCGCGCTCCCGCTGCGCGCCCCGGCCGGCGCTCCCCGGGGCTCCTGCGGGACTCCTGCGCCCTATCAGCGGCGGGTGGAGATGGTCCAGGAGGTCCTGCTGATGGCCAGGCAGGGGAGGCAGGCCGACGCGTCGGAGCTGCTGAAGGTTCTCAGACAG GATCTGGGGATGGAGTCCACATCGCTGGATGACGTGCTGTACCGCTACGCCAGCTTCCGTAACCTGGTGGACCCCATCACGCACGACCTCATCCTCGGTCTGGCTCGATGCATCCACTGCCCGAAGACG GAGGGGGACGTGCTCAGCGCCACGGAGAAGGTGTGTCGTCAGCTGACCTATCACCTGAGTCCTCACTCTCGGTGGCGGAAGCCGGGCCATCACAAAGGCCATCTCCAGGTCAG TCTGAAAGTGGTAGTCTCTTCACCTCCTGCTGGTGGGACGGTGGACATATCCGGGATCCCCCTCTCCCCGCAGGACGTGGTGCAGCTCGCCTCCTACCTGTCCCAGCACAGCGGCGAGGTGAGCAGCGTGGAGCTGGCTTTCACTGAGCTGACGGACGAAGCCCTGCTGGCTCTGTTGGACACCCTTTCTGCCCTCCCTCACCTGGAGAGCCTTTCGCTCAACGGGAACCGGCTGACCTGCCACGTGCTCCGGCACCTTACGGATGCCCTCAAGGACCCGGCCACCTTCCCCACCCTTGCCTGGGTGGACCTGGGCAACAACGTGGACATCTTCTCCCTGCCACAGCCCTTCCTGTTGGGTCTGCGCAAGCGCTGCCCCAAGCAGGGCAACCTGCCCACCATCCAGGAACAAGGAGAGGGTCCATGCAGCAGTGGGCACAGGACTGAGGGCAGATCAGGTGACCTGTTAGAGTGGACAGTGGGACAAGATGGATAG